CCGTGTCCTGACTTTGGCGGTGGAGCGGTCTGATGCGCGGGATTTGATCGAAATTTGCAAAGGGCAGAAAGTCATCCCCTCGGTGGGGCACTCGGCTGCCGAGTATGAGGTCATGCGACAGGCCGTAGCCTGGGGTCTGCAGTCGGTGACTCATGCCTTTAACGCCATGCCCGCCATTCACCACCGCCGGCCGGGGCTATTGACCGAGGCCCTTGTGAATCCGGCGGTACATATGGAACTGATCGCTGACGGGGTCCACATTCATCCGGCTGTGCTGGGTGTCGTCCTGGGTCTGAAACCGCCTGACAAGGTATCGATTGTGTCTGACGGCACCAGGGCGGTGGGTATGCCCAACGGCGAGTACGAACTGGGCGGCCAGATGACCTTGGTCCGGGATGGCGTGGCGACCCTGCCTGACGGCACGATTGCCGGCAGCGCCTTTTCATTGCTGGCGGGGGTGAAAACCCTGGTTACCACTCTGGGCTATACCCTACCGGCGGCTGTCCGCTATGCCAGCCTGAATCCGGCCAAACTGCTGGGAGTAGCCGATCGTTTAGGAAGTATCGAAGCCGGCAAGGTAGCAAACCTGGTACGGCTGGACCGGCAATTGACTGCGATTTCGGTTTGGGTCAAAGGACAGGCGGTATAGAGCCGTACTGACGCAGGGTGTATTAATGCATCGTAAAGACCATAACATCGGTCTTTTCTTTGTTTTTCCGGGATGAGCCTCTCTTCACATACAGATACTTAAGCAGGAGTAGGACGAAGTGTGGCGAATTTCGATAAAATATGCAAGTCGGTTTAAACGGCACAATGCCGGCACTTATATTGTCTTTGTGATACAGGAAAAATTCTAAGTTTATAAAGGAGAACTTTTCATGAAAATCATCATTCTGGCAGGCGGCGGCGGTACCCGTCTGTTTCCTCTGTCCCGGGCGTCATTTCCCAAGCAATTTTTAAAAATAGACGGTAAGGAATCTCTATTAGCCCAGACGGTGCGACGGTTTTTACCGGTAGTCGCGCCAGCGGACATCCTGATCGTCACTAATAAAGACTACCGCCATCATGTCCAAACCGAACTGGCGGCGGCTGGAGCCGATGCCGCCCACATCCTGCTGGAGCCGGTAGCTAAGAATACCGCCCCGGCTATTGCCCTGGCCGCCCGTTATTGCATCGACAAACTGGGGGCTCAGGGCGACGAGGTGATCTTTGTATCTCCGTCTGACCATGTGATTCAGCCAGCCGATGCCTTTGTCTCGGCTGTGCGTCAAGCTGCGGCTGCCGCAGGCCAGGATCGGATTGTGACCTTTGGCATTAAGCCGACCGCAGCGGAAACCGGCTATGGTTATATCCAGACCGGTCAGCCGTTTGCCGGCGGCGGCCTGGTTGCCGAGTCTTTCCGGGAAAAGCCTAACCAGGCCACAGCGGAGAAATATGTGGCTGCCGGCAACTATTATTGGAATTCCGGCATGTTTGCTTTTACGGTAAACCGTTTCTTTCAGGAATTGGAATCCTTTCAGCCTGATATTCATGACTTGGCCTCCCTGCCCTATGATGCGGCCCTGGAACGGTTCGATGAAATGCCCAGCATCTCCATTGACTATGCAGTGGCGGAAAAATCCGGCAGGGTGGTAACCATCCCGTTGTCGCTGTATTGGAACGATATCGGCTCCTGGGATGCCATTTATGATGTCCTGCCCAAAGATTCTTCCGGCAATGCCATCAGGGGAGACTGCCTGCCTTTGGAATGCCGGAATACTCTGATGCTGGGACAGAGCCGCCTTATCGCCGGTATCGGTCTGGAAGACCTTTTGGTGGTAGAAACCGACGACGTGATTGTAGTGGCGCATAAAGGTGAGTCCCAGAAAGTCAAGGACTTGGTGACCATCCTCAAAGCCGCCGGTCGCCGGGAAGCGGACGAACATACCACGATTTACCGTCCTTGGGGCAGTTATACAGTATTAAATGAAGGGTCAGGGTACAAAATGAAAAAGATAGTGGTCAATCCTGGCGCCCAACTCAGCCTGCAACTGCACTATCACCGCAGCGAGCACTGGATTGTCACCGGCGGTTCAGCCAGAGTAACGATTGGCGACACGATTCAGATGGTCCATGAGAACGAAAGCGTCTTTGTGCCTCAATCCACTAAACACCGGATGGAGAATCCCGGCAAGATTCCCTTGGAGATTATCGAAGTGCAAAACGGTAAATATCTGGGCGAAGACGACATAGTACGGTTTGAGGATATCTATGGCCGGGTCTAGAAATAGTTGAAAAGGGCTGTTACATGAACGGATGAAATTATGGCAAAGGCGGTTGATTATGCAGAAAAGTATGAGTAAAATCAGAAAAGCCGTGATTCCGGCAGCCGGTCTGGGCACTCGTTTCCTGCCGGCCACTAAGGCTCAGCCCAAAGAAATGCTGCCTATCGTGGACAAACCGGCCATCCAGTATATCATAGAAGAGGCCATCCAATCCGGCATCGAAGAAATCCTGATCATTACCGGCCGCAACAAGCGGGCCATTGAAGACCATTTCGACCGTAACGTGGAATTGGAGCTGACCCTTAAGGCTCAGGGGAAATATGATCTGTTGGGTTTGGTGGAGGAATTATCCAACGTGACAATTCACTATATCCGGCAGAAAGAGGCTAAAGGGCTGGGGCACGCCGTGCTTTGCGCCAGGCAGTTTGTCGGCAACGAGCCTTTTGCCGTGCTGCTGGGGGATGATATCATCGATTCGCCGGTGCCTTGCCTGCGGCAGTTGATGAATGTGTATGAGGACTGCCCCGGTACTGTTCTGGGGGTTCAGGAGGTGCCTCAGAATAAGGTCTCCAGCTACGGCGTGGTGAAACCTGAGTTTGTGAGACCAAATCTTTGGAAAGCAATGGATCTCGTGGAAAAACCGGCCGTGGAAGATGCTCCGTCCCGTTTGGCGGTGCTGGGCCGTTACATCATCGAGCCTGAGATTTTTGCCCTGCTGGAAAACACGCCTCCCGGACGGGGCGGCGAGATCCAGCTGACGGATGCTTTGCGTCGGCTGGCATTAGAACAGCTGGTATATGCATATAATTTTGAAGGACGCCGTTATGACGTGGGCGACAAGCAAGGGTATCTGGAAGCCACTGTTGAATTTGCCTTGCGCCGGCCGGACCTGCGTGAGCCCTTCTTACGCTACCTGATTAGAACTATCGGTCCGCTGCTGAAAGACAATGAAGTGGCTGCTGCTGTTATGGCCGGAGAACAGTCGGAAAAGTAGAGGACAAAAATATAAATTAACGGGGCCGTTTCAAGGTCTGTTTTGAAATAGCCTCAATATGGAGGCGACAGCATGACTAAAAACAATCCCTGCGTAATTCTCCCATCAGGTTTTCAGTTCGACTATACTAATTTATTCGGCGAGGGCAAGATCACGGCTCGTGATGTGGGGGAGCTTTCCTCCCGCCTGGAAGAGGCCCATCAGGCAGTAGCGCGGATGCGCCTCACCGGGGAGGTCAAAGGGCACCTGTCTAAAGACGGGCTGCCGGAAAAAGTCTTATTCACCCGGCTGCCGGATCTCGACTCAGGCCGTATCAATAGCCGGGAATCACTGCAGCGGCTGAAGGATTTCGGCCAATCCCTGGTCAACAGGGTGGATGCGGTCATCTCCTTCGGCATCGGCGGCTCGTATCTGGGTAACAAGGTGCTGTTCGACATTCATGCCGGCGAGTTTTGGAACGTTAAGACTGCGGCGGAACGAAACGGCTATCCCAAGCTGTATTTCAGCGGCAACAACATCGATCCCCGGCGTACCGGCGAACTCATCAGTCTTATTCAGTCCGAAGCCCGTGCCGGAGCGGCTGACCGCGATCAGCCATACCGGGTGACTCTGATCGTTATTTCCAAATCCGGTTCGACTCTGGATACCATGTCCACATTTATGGTGGCTTATCAAGAGTTGAAAGCTATGGCTCCTCTGATTGAGGTGCAGGTCGTAGCTGTGACCGATCCGGCGGCGGGGGCGGACCGGACTCTGCTGCGTAAACTGGCGGATGACCAGGGCTGGCCCTGCTTCAGCGTGCCGGATGGGGTAGGCGGCCGGTTCAGCATTTTCTCCGAAGTGGGGCTGGTGACCGGGGCCTGTATCGGCTTTGACCTGGAAGCCTTTCTGGCCGGAGCAGGAGACATGGACATACTTTGCCGGACCCCGGACGTTTACGCCAATCCGGCTATGCTCAACGCCGCTCTGAAATATATTGCCGCCGAAAAATACGGCCGGGACATTGAGGTATTTATGCCCTATGGCGATTACCTCAAGTCGGTGGCCGAGTGGTATATTCAGCTTCTGGCTGAGTCCCTGGGCAAACGCTGCGACCGGGAAGGCAGGGAAGTATTCTATGGCCGTACGCCGGTGGTGGCGGTGGGCACTACCGATATGCACTCTCAAACCCAGCAGCATCAGGACGGCAAACATGATAAAGTCCTGCAGTTCGTGCGGGTCGCCTATTGGGGAAATGATCCGGTCATCCCTGATATCTTCCCCGGCGTTGCTAAACTCAGTGAGATTGCGGGGCTGCATCTGGGGCAGGCCCTCGATGCAGCTCTGGAATCCAATGCCGCAGCCTTAGCCGCGGATCATCGCTTTAACGCCACTTTTGTGCTGCCGAAACTGGATGCCTATCATTTGGGAGAATTGTTGTATCTTCTGGCTCTGTCAGTGGCCTATGAAGGAGAACTGGCCAATGTGGACGCCTTTGACCAGCCTGGCGTGGAATCTTATAAGAGGATCCTGGGGCCCAGGCTGAAAGAAATGAAAATGAAGCGGTAAATTTATGAAGCATAAAGAGAGCAGGCCTACTTTCAATGAAAGCGGCCTGCTTTTTGTATCATCTTCTTTGAGTGTCGTACTGTTGTCGGAGACCAGGGGAGTGTCAGCACGGAATGCGCTGTTGTCACGAATCTCGTCCCCGGTGACACTCCTTGTATTGATTTTAGAGCAACTGCTCCAGGCAGAACAATGCCTGATTCCCAAAAACTAACGTTGCCAGGTGATACACCGATTTTTTAGCGAATTTATCTTGAGAGAAGCCAGTTTCTGCACGAAGCCGAATTAATGGTCTTAGCTAAAAGGGAGTTGATTTCAAACTAATGTAATGTCCAAAAACTTAAAGGCGAGGTGAATCACAGACAAACAGCAATCGCCACCAGGCAACATGCTGCTCTGGTTTAGTGCGCCCCAATGGCATTTTAGCAATTTATTATACCATATCTGCTGAAGAATGAAAGCCGGATAGGTAGTGATCAATGTAATTTAGAATCGTCAGTCCGGCCTAATAAATAGTCAATAGATACATCGAAATAGTCTGCGAGTGCAGTAAGAAGTGAAACATTTGGTGTAGATTTTCCTATTTCGTAGTTTTGATAACCGCGCTCAGTTAATTTAAATAGTTGAGCCATCTGTTTTTGCGTTAGATTCTTTCTTTGCCGTAAGGTTTTTAACCTAACCGCAAAATATGAAGACATATAATCACCGTCCAAAAAGTATTGACACGAAAATTAATTTCGTGTAAGCTATAAACATAGCACGAAAACAATTTTCGTGAAGACTGAAAAGGGAGCAAGATACATCCTAAGCGCGAGTGGATACGCCTTTAGCCTGTCCTTTATGTTTCTATCTGTTCCTGTATAAGCTCGGTTCTACAGAAGGAGGCGAAAAAAGAGCGGCTCAAACCACAGCAGGCTTACCCAATGTAAGTTACCAGACAAAGGTGAAATCTGCTCAAACGTGTACAAAGACACTTGTTCCTTAGTGTTACATTGCGGCAACTGGTGCTAATGAAGAGAATGAAACGGAAAACAGGCGTGTGTTCCATATCAGATTATCTTTATTATAGCGCAGCCAGCGATTGGCTTCAATGAAGGCAATTTGAAGAAAATGAAAATGTGATGGAAGAGAACTGACAAGAGGGACAACAACGCAAGAGGGGGCACGGAGTACAATCAGGTTATCACAGATAATGAATTGACGCAGGCAACCGATTTTATATACAGTATGATCCTAGTCGTACTACCAGATATAGGGGAGGCGTAATCAATGGGTGTATCAAGTCAGGCAGAAATAGTTTCTCCGTCGTTCGTTCCTAAGAAGAAAAGCGCAGCGGAACGGGCGGGTATGACGAAAGAAGAATGGCGCAATGCGATCCGTTTTGATGGAATGGATTGGGGCTGGATTATCATGAGTATCGGCATGGCTATTGGGGCCGGCATCGTGCTATTGCCGGTGCAGGTAGGCTTGGTCGGAATATGGGTGTTTGTGGTATCAGCAGTTATCGGCTATCCTGTAATGTATATGTTTCAACGATTATTTATTAATACACTGGCCGCATCGCCAAGATGTGAAGACTATCCCAGTACTATCAGCGGGTACTTGGGCAAGAACTGGGGATTTTTCTTAGGGATACTGTATTTTTTGATGTTAATTGCAGCAGTATTCGTATACTCAACGGCAATTACGAATGACAGTGCATCGTATCTACATTCTTTTGGTTTAACGGAAAAAGTCTGGTCGCAAAATCCGTTTTATGGGTTAGCCGTTGTATGCCTTTTGGTTGCGATAGCGTCCCGGGGAGAAAAATTGCTTTTTAAGATTTCTACCGGCATGGTTTTAACCAAACTTATTATCGTCGCCTGCCTGGGCTTAGTGATGGTGCAACACTGGAATATAGCGAATATCGGAGCTTTTCCGAGTTTCGGGTATCTAATTAAAGAAGCAATTGTAATGCTGCCGTTCACCATATACTCCATATTATTTGTACAAAGTTTAAGTCCTATGGTCATATCGTACCGGGCTCATAACAAGTCCATTGAAGTGGCGAGATTTAAGGCAATGCGCGCTATGAATATTGCATTTGGCGTTCTTTTTGTCACCGTATTCTTTTATGCGATGTCGTTCAATTTAGCCATGGGGCATGACCAGGCCGTATCCGCCTATCAACAAAATATTTCCGCATTAACAATTGCGGCGCAGGGCATGTCCGGGAATGCCGTAAAACTATTCAGCCTTATCCTGAACATCTTTGCCGTTATGACTGCCTTCTTCGGCGTTTTTCTCGGCTTTCGCGAAGCTTGTCAGGGTATAGCGATGAATATTCTCCATCGCATTATGCCGGATGAAAAGATCAACAAAAGTTTTGTAGAATACGGGATTTTAATATTTACCGTTTTAATGGCCTGGGGAGCAATCTTGTTAAACTTCCCATTACTCAAGATTAGCTTGGCGAGCGCTTCCTTGATCGGCTTTATCGGGTGTCTCATACCTGCTTATTTGGTTTATAAAGTGCCGTTCTTAGCGCAATACCGAAGTATCAATGCACTATTGATTGTACTCGCCGGTGTTTTATTGATTGTTGCACCTTTTGTGTCCATGTTATAAAAAGGAGGGGAACCCAAAGTGAAGTATAACTTTGACGAAATTATCGACAGAAAAAACACGAACTGCATGAGCACAGACGGATTTCGTTCCTATATCTTCCATGACGAAGAGGGGACAATGAAATTTCCATACCGGGACGACGAATTTATCCGCATGTGGATCGCCGATATGGAATTTGCCACCCCGCCATTTATTTTAGATGCCATGAAATCCAGATTGGACAGAAGGATTTTAGGGTACACGAAGATCTTTGATCCGGGATATTATCAGGCCTTTAAAAAATGGACGGAAGAACACTACGGCTGGGCGTGCCAAAAGGAACATATCGTTACATCAGCGGGGATTGTTCCTGCATTATACGTGCTCGTCTATTTTATTACCAAGCCTGATGAGAAAGTGTTGATTCTTACACCGTCATACGCGTATTTCAAACATGCTGCCGATTATAATAAACGTGAATTGGTTTGCTCTGATTTAATGAACGATAATGGTTATTATACCATTAATTTTGAGGATTTTGCGCAAAAGGCGGCCGATGCCAAAACGACATTGTGTATTTTTTGTAATCCTCATAATCCGACAGGTAGGGTTTGGTCGGAAGAAGAACTGAAAAAGATAAGTGAAATTTGCCGGAAAAATAATATATGGCTCATTTCTGATGAAATTCATTGCGATCTCATCCGTAAAAATTTGAGGCATATTCCTGTAGCTAAAATCATGACAGATTATGATAAATTAGTTACTTGCATGGCGCCAAGCAAAACCTTTAATATGGCCGGCACCGCTTTATCTAATATCATTATTCGCAATGACAAGCTGCGCGCCTGCTGGAAAGAAAGATACTATCTTACGGAAAATCCGCTAAGCATTGCCGGTGTCCAGGCGGCCTACGCCAAAGGCTCGGAATGGCTGGAGGAATTAAAGGACTATTTAGACAGCAATTTCGCCTGTATTCGTGATTTCTTGGCGGAACATCTGCCAAAGGCAACATTCCGTATTCCGGAAGCCACCTATTTGGGCTGGATGGATGTTGGCGCCTATTTGCCTGATGAAGACAAATTGCCGAAATTTTTTGCGGATAAAGCCGGTGTATTGCTTGAGGGCGGTAATATGTTCGTACAGAATTCCGACGGTTACATCCGCCTGAACGTAGCCTGCCCGCGGTCGATACTTCAAGACGGCCTGAACCGTATTAAAGAAGCGTTGTTGAAGTACGAAAAATAATTGTTGTACCTCTTGGCTCTGTCAGTGGCTTATGAAGGAGAACTGGCCAATGTGGACGCCTTTGACCAGCCTGGCGTGGAATCCTATAAGAGGATACTGGGGCCCAGGCTGAAAGAAATGAAAATGAAGCGGTGAATCGGATACAACCAAAAAGAGGAAGGCCTGCTTTCAGAAAAGAAAGCAGGCCTTCTTACGTTTAGGAAAAGTTTATGATTTCCGGCGCTTGTCGCTTGTCCCAGTTATCTGTCAGAAAAAATGAATTGAATTTCCAATAATTAACATTTAGAATGTAATTAAATAGACAAGAGAGGCGTATTACGTCTCTGAAAAGCCATAATTTTTGATGTGGGAGGAAGGAAAATGAGAATTTTAAAAAACGGCGCTCATATACTGCCGGTTCCCGGTGCTCCAAACCCTGGGGCCAGAGTCTGGGTTTGCGGCTATTGCGGTCTGAAATTATTTTTCGGCCGGGAATCCTTCCGTCCGGAGTTGAAATGCCTGTGCGGGGGCATGCAATGGCATCCCTGGCGCCGGGAGGGGCAGCGTTGAGCAAGGCTTAGATGCGTCGTTACTTTTGTAGGACATTTGTATTATATTTCGACTTTTTTCTCCTTCGCTCATCCTGACCTGTAGGAAATCTTGGCACTTTTGTAGAAGTGAACATTTAGAGGAAAAATGCGGTAGGGGTTCAGGGTTCAAGCCATCCCCGCTGCCAGTCATAGCTAGAGAAGATGCGAGAAGGAAGTGAGCATGTTGCCAATACGAATCATGATAGCTGACGATCATGCCCTATTGCGGCAAGGGATCAAAAAAGTGCTGGAACTCGAGGATGATCTGACGGTCATTGCTGAAGCATCTGACGGTGAGGAAGCCATAAAGAAAGTGGAGGAATTTGAGCCGGATATCCTTTTGCTTGACATTAACATGCCCAAGCTCAACGGGCTGGGCGTGGCAAAAGCCCTGAAGGCTGCGGACAATAAAACAAACATTATCATCCTCAGCATCCATGATGATGAGCACTATGTTCTGGAAGTGATTAAATCCGGTGCAGCCGGTTATCTCTTGAAAGATATTGAACCCGGCATGCTGGTAAACGCCATCCGGACAGTTTTTGGCGGCGAGCCTTTTATCTATCCCACCCTGGCCAAGCGTCTGTTCAGCGAACTCAATCGCCTGGATAAAAGCAAGCGCTATGAAATGGCCCGCAATGCCCGCGGCAGTGCGGAACGGCTTACAGCCCGCGAAATTGAAGTGCTGCAATTGATCGGTCAGGGCCTGAGCAATCATGATATGGCACAGCGCTTATACTTAAGCGAAAAAACCGTAAAAAACCACCTAACCAACATATTCCGCAAGATCAATGTGGCTGACCGGACTCAGGCGGTACTTTACGCCATACGCCACAAAATCGTTCATTTAGAGTAGGGCTGTTGAAAAAGCCCATCTGCGTCGTTACTCCTGCGGGCGCGCGTTCGACGTATCCTGCAAACGTACAGTCTCACGCGCGTCCTCGTCGTGCTATCAGAATTGTGACTTTTCGGGAGAGAGGTGGTAGCGGATGGTTTCTCCTAAGCCGAAAAGTCACCTGAATTCTTCAGCATGGCAACGCAGGCGTTGCTCTTACCTGGCATCTGGACCTTTTTGAACGCTTCCTGTTTGACATGAAGTCCCTTCACCAAACGATCCGCTCCGGAATATAGTATCCTATCCCAAGCAAAGGGGGTAGGGTATTTTGTTTTTCCCGTATGCGGTGAGTGTGATGCTCCTGTCACTGGCGATTTATGGATTTTGGCACCTAATTTTGGAGTGCTGGGTTTGGTACATAAAACCCAGGATGAGCAAATTACCCAGTGTCAGTTTATTATTGGTGGTAAAAAACCACGAACAGGATATTGAATTTATGCTGCGGCATATTATAAGAAAGATCGAATGTTGCGCTATCCATCCGGACCTGGTGGTAGTGGAAAATGGCTCTACCGACTTAACGCCGCATATTCTCGGCCGGTTTGTCGGTGAATATCACGCCTTGCGGGTGCTTTACCTGCCAACCGAAGAGCGAACGGTAGCCGCGGCTCTGCCTTTATGCCGGGGAGGAGCGGTCTACGTTTTCGACATGGTAAACCGTCTTACTCCGGAGGAGTGCCTCGCGGCGCTGGACGACATATTTTGCTAGGGGCCGTTGAAAAGGCTCATCTGCATTGTCAGGTCTGCGAGAGCGCGTTTCCTCGGCCTTCCTGGCATCTGAACCTTTTTGAACGGTCCCAGGTTCGAGGTTGAAGATAGATTCTGCAATATTCTTAATAACGCCCGGTTTTCAGTGCTATGATATCCGTAATCAGATCAATCAGTTTGCCGGTGAGGACGTTTAATTCTCCCACCGCTCCATAGCCGGCAGGCGTTTCTGCTACACCGCTTCTTTGCCGCGGCAGCGCCGCCAGCAGGCGGGCGGCCCGCAGATACTTCTCCACAGTGGCTGCAGTCCATAGGCAGGGGATCTCCCTGCCGCCCGTCAGGATAATGGCCGCGGGATAGGGAGAACAGGGCCTTTTCTCCACGGCCTTTACGGCCAGGGCGTTCACATAGCCGGTGCAGGTGTCGCCGGATACGCGGGGTGTTCTCACCTTCACCGGAAACAGGCTTAAAGCGGCGGTAAGCGGCAGGACCTGGAGATTGGCGCTGCCTGTAGCCCGGGCGGTCTGGCGCTTCAGGGCTGTTAAATCCACCGCCTGCTGCCGGGCGATTTGGCGCAGAACTGTGCGCACCCGGCGCCGTATGGTCTGGTTCGTTCCGTCGACGGCAATGATTTCGGTGCTGTCGCCGTCAGCTGTATAACAGGGCAAAATGGCTGAAATGGATCCTTTGCCTGGATTGGGTAGAAACATAAGGTAGCCTCCTTAAAGTTCGCGGTCACACGATGAGAACGTCCGTTCGAGACAGTTTAATATTAACAGAAAATCCTTTCTTTGGCAAGGTAGCAATGCATTAAGACGCTGCAAAAGAAAATGAGGCTGACGGCAGCGGCGATTTGTTGTATGATAGGATAGAACATTAGCATCGGCAAGGTTGTGGCAATACATGAGTATACTGAAAGCAGAAAATTTAATGAAAGCATTTGGAGTGGACACCCTGTTTCACTCTGTGGGATTTGAATTGCGGCGGGGAGAAAAGGTGGGACTGATCGGCGCCAACGGGACCGGCAAGACCACCCTGATGCGTTGCCTGCTGGGATTCGTCAAACCGGATGACGGACAGGTCAGCCTGCCCCCCGGTGAGATCATCGGCTATGTAGAACAGGCGGCCGGACAAGGGGGCGGTACCCTTTATGAAGAATTGCGCTCGGCTTATCAGGACCTGCTGCTTTGTCAGGAAAAGATCCGCCGGCTGGAAACAGCCATTGCCAACCGGCCTGCCGGGGACGAGCTGGACCGGCTGATGAAGGAATATGCGGCAGCAGTGGAACGTTTTGAATGGGGCGGCGGCTATGAAATGGAGAATCGTATCCGGCGGGTCGCCATCGGACTGGGATTTACCCCTGAGGATATGGACCGGCCGACTGCCGCTTTTTCCGGCGGACAGAAGACCCGCATTGCTCTGGCCAGAGCCCTTCTCAGACAGCCGGATTATCTGTTTCTCGACGAACCTACCAATCATTTGGATATCGGCATGGTAGAGTGGCTGGAAGCATTTTTGGCCGAGTATCCCGGCGGGGTTTTGATCATCTCCCATGACCGCTACTTTCTCGACAGAGTGACCGAGCGAACCTTTGAGCTGGAAAATGGCAGCCTGACGGTGTATAACGGCGGCTATACCGAGTATATGATCCAAAAAACCGAGCGCCTGGCAGCTCTGGAGGCCAGTTTCGAAAAACAGCAGGCCTATATTGCCAAGACCCAGGCCTACATCAATAAATACCGCGCCGGCATCAAATCGAAGCAGGCCCGCGGCCGCCAGTCACAGCTGGACCGCCTGGAACGCATCGTGCTGCCTGAGACGGCGCCGGTTCTGACCTTTCAGTTTCCGACCGTGGGAGAGTGCGCCGAAAGGGTGGCTGAGGCCGATACAGTGACAGCCGGTTATGGGGAACGGATCGTGCTCAACGGGGTATCGGTCTTCATTCGCCGGGGAGACCGGGCGGCGCTGGTCGGACCCAACGGCTCCGGCAAAACCACCTTCCTGAAACTGTTCACCGGCCAGTTGACGCCGGTAAAGGGCCGGATAAAACTGGGCAGCAGAGTCAAGATGGGCTATTTTGACCAGGAACATCATGGATTGCAGCCGGATTTCCGGGTGCTGGACGAGCTGATGGCGGACTTTGCCTTCAGTGAGGAGCGGGCCAGGGGCCTGCTGGGCGCTTTCCTGTTTCGCGGCGACGACGTGTATCGCCGGGTCGGGGATTTAAGCGGCGGGGAAAAAGCCAGATTATCCCTGTTGAAGCTCATGCTGACCGGAGCCAATTTTCTCGTGCTGGACGAGCCCACCAACCATCTGGATATTCCCTCCCGGGAGGCGGTGGAGGATGCCATTCTGGCCTATCCCGGCGCCTTTTTGATCGTTTCCCATGACCGTTATTTCCTGGACAAGATCGCCGATCGGGTTCTGGAACTGGACGATGGACGCATCACCGGGTATTTGGGAAGCTTCAGCGATTATCAGGAGCAAAAAGAAAAAGCCGTCAAAGAGGCGGCCAAGCAGGAACAGGAACTCAGAAAATCCCAGTCAAATCTCCCGGCAGCGCCGGAAAAAGGCAAGCCCCGTTCTTCCCGGCAGCGGCAGCAGAGCCAGGAGAAGCAGCTTAAAAAGCTGGAGCAGGAGATACAGGAGCTGGAGGCGCAGCAGAAGGTTTTAGCCGAACAGCTCAATGACCCGGCAACTCATGCCAATCCTGAAACCAGCCGGTCTCTGGCGGAAGATTATCAGCAGGTGGAAACCCGCCTGGCCGAATG
The Acetonema longum DSM 6540 DNA segment above includes these coding regions:
- a CDS encoding helix-turn-helix domain-containing protein; protein product: MSSYFAVRLKTLRQRKNLTQKQMAQLFKLTERGYQNYEIGKSTPNVSLLTALADYFDVSIDYLLGRTDDSKLH
- a CDS encoding MalY/PatB family protein gives rise to the protein MKYNFDEIIDRKNTNCMSTDGFRSYIFHDEEGTMKFPYRDDEFIRMWIADMEFATPPFILDAMKSRLDRRILGYTKIFDPGYYQAFKKWTEEHYGWACQKEHIVTSAGIVPALYVLVYFITKPDEKVLILTPSYAYFKHAADYNKRELVCSDLMNDNGYYTINFEDFAQKAADAKTTLCIFCNPHNPTGRVWSEEELKKISEICRKNNIWLISDEIHCDLIRKNLRHIPVAKIMTDYDKLVTCMAPSKTFNMAGTALSNIIIRNDKLRACWKERYYLTENPLSIAGVQAAYAKGSEWLEELKDYLDSNFACIRDFLAEHLPKATFRIPEATYLGWMDVGAYLPDEDKLPKFFADKAGVLLEGGNMFVQNSDGYIRLNVACPRSILQDGLNRIKEALLKYEK
- a CDS encoding mannose-1-phosphate guanylyltransferase/mannose-6-phosphate isomerase; this encodes MKIIILAGGGGTRLFPLSRASFPKQFLKIDGKESLLAQTVRRFLPVVAPADILIVTNKDYRHHVQTELAAAGADAAHILLEPVAKNTAPAIALAARYCIDKLGAQGDEVIFVSPSDHVIQPADAFVSAVRQAAAAAGQDRIVTFGIKPTAAETGYGYIQTGQPFAGGGLVAESFREKPNQATAEKYVAAGNYYWNSGMFAFTVNRFFQELESFQPDIHDLASLPYDAALERFDEMPSISIDYAVAEKSGRVVTIPLSLYWNDIGSWDAIYDVLPKDSSGNAIRGDCLPLECRNTLMLGQSRLIAGIGLEDLLVVETDDVIVVAHKGESQKVKDLVTILKAAGRREADEHTTIYRPWGSYTVLNEGSGYKMKKIVVNPGAQLSLQLHYHRSEHWIVTGGSARVTIGDTIQMVHENESVFVPQSTKHRMENPGKIPLEIIEVQNGKYLGEDDIVRFEDIYGRV
- a CDS encoding amino acid permease, with protein sequence MGVSSQAEIVSPSFVPKKKSAAERAGMTKEEWRNAIRFDGMDWGWIIMSIGMAIGAGIVLLPVQVGLVGIWVFVVSAVIGYPVMYMFQRLFINTLAASPRCEDYPSTISGYLGKNWGFFLGILYFLMLIAAVFVYSTAITNDSASYLHSFGLTEKVWSQNPFYGLAVVCLLVAIASRGEKLLFKISTGMVLTKLIIVACLGLVMVQHWNIANIGAFPSFGYLIKEAIVMLPFTIYSILFVQSLSPMVISYRAHNKSIEVARFKAMRAMNIAFGVLFVTVFFYAMSFNLAMGHDQAVSAYQQNISALTIAAQGMSGNAVKLFSLILNIFAVMTAFFGVFLGFREACQGIAMNILHRIMPDEKINKSFVEYGILIFTVLMAWGAILLNFPLLKISLASASLIGFIGCLIPAYLVYKVPFLAQYRSINALLIVLAGVLLIVAPFVSML
- the nagA gene encoding N-acetylglucosamine-6-phosphate deacetylase, translated to MTGLIRNAAIVCPDRVTEPSWCLVQDGRIAALGREGDCSASSFVTETVQKGSAARRDEDYAAPRTERTQASNRRSNDADGPFSTVACDWQVDCEGDWLIPGLIDLHVHGAGGVDTMDARPDSMEKLAATLARLGTTAFLATTMSAPPDAIAAALYSAADYQRHPSSHGAELLGIHMEGPFLATAYKGAQAAAGIYPQGEGAAQQLASLLEAYPGLVRVLTLAVERSDARDLIEICKGQKVIPSVGHSAAEYEVMRQAVAWGLQSVTHAFNAMPAIHHRRPGLLTEALVNPAVHMELIADGVHIHPAVLGVVLGLKPPDKVSIVSDGTRAVGMPNGEYELGGQMTLVRDGVATLPDGTIAGSAFSLLAGVKTLVTTLGYTLPAAVRYASLNPAKLLGVADRLGSIEAGKVANLVRLDRQLTAISVWVKGQAV
- the galU gene encoding UTP--glucose-1-phosphate uridylyltransferase GalU; translation: MQKSMSKIRKAVIPAAGLGTRFLPATKAQPKEMLPIVDKPAIQYIIEEAIQSGIEEILIITGRNKRAIEDHFDRNVELELTLKAQGKYDLLGLVEELSNVTIHYIRQKEAKGLGHAVLCARQFVGNEPFAVLLGDDIIDSPVPCLRQLMNVYEDCPGTVLGVQEVPQNKVSSYGVVKPEFVRPNLWKAMDLVEKPAVEDAPSRLAVLGRYIIEPEIFALLENTPPGRGGEIQLTDALRRLALEQLVYAYNFEGRRYDVGDKQGYLEATVEFALRRPDLREPFLRYLIRTIGPLLKDNEVAAAVMAGEQSEK